In Lodderomyces elongisporus chromosome 1, complete sequence, a genomic segment contains:
- the URA5 gene encoding orotate phosphoribosyltransferase (BUSCO:EOG09264O9F) gives MSSSSPQSYQANFLQLALNCQALKFGKFTLKSGRESPYFFNLGLFNTGALLSNLATSYAQAIVASGIEFDILFGPAYKGIPLAAITVAKLAELAPEKYGNIGYSFNRKEKKDHGEGGSIVGCPLQNKRILIIDDVITAGTAINEAFEIIAQEKGECVGCIIALDRQETTVQDPTKSATKAVSERYGIPVLAIVNLKEVVSILSGKIKDEDLKSIENYRSQYGA, from the coding sequence ATGAGCTCCTCCTCTCCACAATCATACCAAGCAaactttttgcaattggcaCTCAACTGTCAAGCATtgaaatttggaaaattcaCCTTGAAATCAGGTCGTGAATCACCatatttcttcaacttgGGTTTGTTCAACACCGGTGCATTGTTATCAAACTTGGCAACTTCCTACGCTCAGGCCATTGTTGCTAGTGGGATTGAATTTGACATCTTGTTTGGCCCAGCATACAAAGGTATCCCCTTGGCAGCAATCACAGTTGCAAAATTGGCTGAATTGGCACCAGAGAAATACGGCAATATCGGATACTCATTcaacagaaaagaaaagaaagaccaCGGCGAAGGTGGATCAATTGTTGGATGTCCCTTGCAAAACAAGAGAATCTTGATCATCGATGACGTGATTACAGCAGGCACTGCGATCAACGAGGCATTTGAAATTATTGCTCAAGAAAAGGGTGAATGTGTCGGATGCATTATTGCCTTAGACAGACAAGAAACTACAGTTCAGGACCCAACCAAATCGGCTACAAAGGCCGTAAGCGAAAGGTACGGCATTCCAGTATTGGCCATTGTCAACTTGAAAGAAGTGGTCTCCATTTTGAGTGGGAAAatcaaagatgaagatttgAAATCAATTGAAAACTATAGAAGTCAATACGGTGCCTGA